One part of the Phragmites australis chromosome 3, lpPhrAust1.1, whole genome shotgun sequence genome encodes these proteins:
- the LOC133913699 gene encoding mannan endo-1,4-beta-mannosidase 3-like, which yields MVRLRPPLAINLLVVVLFLGGSAVQADGTADGGIVRVDGTQFVVDGGGTIYFSGFNAYWLMLMASDPSRRGKVVAAFRQASAHGLNLARTWAFSDGGDSPLQSSPGVYDEAMFQGLDFVIAEARLHGIYLLLCLTNNFEDFGGKRQYVRWAREAGHDLATADDFFNSTVVKDYYKNHVKTVLTRVNTITGVAYKDDPAIFGWELMNEPRCDADPTGAMVQAWVEEMAPYVKTIDGKHLVTAGLEGFYGDGAHESKDLNPWGIYYGTNYVETHRAAGIDFATIHLYPDVWLWGSGADEQFAFFKNWTRSHVRDTELYLGKPLLVTEYGKFLWEGVTNRTQRNYFLGMVLDSIYASASDGGPLVGGAFWQLLDDGMDTLRDGYEIILLEDSRAASIISRHSWQLAELNGQNVEALRRRRSWSSHRKIHVGSSGRGSSSTGDTPQSQILLVRFIDLFRSISSLFSSV from the exons ATGGTGAGGCTACGGCCGCCTCTCGCGATCAACCTCCTCGTCGTCGTTCTCTTCCTGGGAGGCTCCGCCGTGCAGGCCGACGGGACGGCGGACGGCGGCATCGTGCGCGTGGACGGCACGCAGTTCGTGGTGGACGGCGGCGGTACCATCTACTTCAGCGGGTTCAACGCGTACTGGCTGATGCTGATGGCGTCGGACCCGTCACGGAGGGGCAAGGTGGTGGCGGCGTTCCGGCAGGCGTCCGCGCACGGGCTCAACCTCGCGCGGACCTGGGCGTTCAGCGACGGCGGCGACAGCCCGCTGCAGTCGTCGCCGGGCGTCTACGACGAGGCCATGTTCCAG GGGCTGGACTTTGTGATCGCCGAAGCGAGGCTGCACGGCATCTACCTTCTCCTCTGCCTGACCAACAACTTCGAGGACTTCGGCGGCAAGCGGCAGTACGTCCGATGGGCGAGGGAGGCCGGCCACGACCTCGCCACTGCCGACGACTTTTTCAACAGCACCGTCGTCAAGGACTACTACAAGAACCACGTCAAG ACGGTGCTGACACGCGTGAACACCATCACCGGGGTGGCGTACAAGGACGACCCTGCCATCTTCGGCTGGGAGCTCATGAACGAGCCGCGATGCGACGCCGACCCTACCGGCGCCATGGTGCAG GCCTGGGTGGAGGAGATGGCGCCGTACGTGAAGACGATAGACGGCAAGCACCTGGTGACGGCGGGGCTGGAGGGCTTCTACGGCGACGGCGCGCACGAGAGCAAGGACCTCAACCCCTGGGGCATCTACTACGGCACCAACTACGTCGAGACGCACCGCGCGGCGGGCATCGACTTCGCCACCATCCACCTCTACCCGGACGTCTGGCTCTGGGGCTCCGGCGCCGACGAGCAGTTCGCCTTCTTCAAAAACTGGACGCGGTCGCACGTCCGGGACACGGAGCTGTACCTCGGGAAGCCGCTGCTCGTCACCGAATACGGCAAGTTCCTGTGGGAGGGCGTCACGAACCGGACGCAGCGGAACTACTTCCTGGGCATGGTGCTCGATTCCATCTACGCCTCGGCGTCCGACGGCGGGCCGCTCGTCGGCGGCGCGTTCTGGCAGCTGCTCGACGACGGCATGGACACGCTCAGGGACGGGTACGAGATCATACTGCTCGAGGACTCCCGTGCAGCGAGCATCATCAGCAGACACTCCTGGCAGCTAGCAGAGCTCAACGGGCAGAACGTGGAGGCGCTTCGCCGGAGGAGGAGCTGGAGTTCGCATAGGAAGATACACGTAGGCAGCTCGGGTAGGGGTAGTAGTAGCACTGGTGATACACCACAGTCCCAGATACTCTTGGTTCGTTTCATCGATTTGTTCAGATCAATTTCTTCGTTGTTCAGCAGCGTATAG
- the LOC133913700 gene encoding large ribosomal subunit protein uL18c, which translates to MLASPALTGAHSFAASVSGNLRITLPAIPAPSPTPARRAALSVVAKVKVSTPQADRIARHDRLRKKVSGTTERPRLSVFRSNKHLYAQVIDDTKQCTLASASTMHKSLSKELEYSAGPTVEIAQKIGEVIAKSCLEKGITKVVFDRGGFLYHGRIKALADAAREHGLEF; encoded by the exons ATGCTCGCCTCGCCGGCGCTCACCGGCGCCCACTCCTTCGCGGCGTCCGTGTCCGGGAACCTCCGCATCACCCTACCTGCCATCCCTGCGCCGTCGCCCACGCCGGCACGGCGCGCGGCGCTGTCCGTTGTCGCCAAGGTCAAGGTGTCCACGCCCCAGGCCGACCGCATCGCCCGCCATGACCGCCTCCGCAAGAAG GTAAGTGGCACAACGGAGAGGCCAAGGCTGAGTGTCTTCCGCTCTAACAAGCATTTGTACGCTCAAGTGATCGACGATACAAAGCAATGCACTTTGGCTTCAGCTTCAACCATGCACAAATCTCTCTCCAAGGAATTGGAATACTCGGCTGGGCCAACAGTT GAAATAGCACAAAAGATTGGTGAAGTGATTGCCAAGTCTTGCCTGGAGAAAGGAATTACCAAAGTTGTTTTTGACCGAGGTGGTTTCCTCTACCACGGTCGCATCAAAGCTCTTGCTGATGCTGCTAGAGAGCATGGGCTTGAGTTCTGA
- the LOC133913701 gene encoding uncharacterized protein C24B11.05-like, with the protein METIVKGPKYECLLFDLDDTLYPFSTGINLACRKNIQDYMRHHLQIEESQIAEMCLELYKEYGTTMAGLKALGYEFDNDEFHANVHGTLPYHNLRPDPVLRTLLLSIPQRKIVFTNSDKAHADEVLHRLGLQGCFDGVICFETLNSCNDLCESQNCMPFSDEPSPNLVDLNESDGFRPKSPILCKPSIEAMEAAIRIANVDPKKTIFFDDSTRNIASGKAAGFHTVIVGRSTVVPGTDLALESIHNIKEALPEIWDDQDWSECDVVLASSAVETAVIA; encoded by the exons ATGGAGACTATTGTTAAAGGACCGAAGTACGAGTGCTTGCTGTTTG ATTTGGATGATACGTTGTATCCCTTCAGCACTGGCATCAATCTAGCTTGTCGCAAAAATATACAAG ATTACATGCGTCACCATCTGCAAATTGAAGAAAGCCAAATTGCAGAAATGTGCCTAGAACTGTACAAGGAATATGGCACCACAATGGCTGGTCTTAAG GCATTAGGCTACGAGTTCGACAATGATGAGTTtcatgcaaatgttcatggtaCATTGCCGTATCACAACCTGAGGCCCGACCCTGTTTTGAGGACCCTCCTACTTTCAATTCCACAAAGAAAAATA GTATTCACAAACTCTGACAAAGCTCATGCGGACGAAGTTCTGCACAGGCTGGGTTTGCAGGGTTGCTTCGATGGTGTGATATGCTTTGAGACACTGAACTCTTGCAACGACCTATGCGAGTCCCAGAATTGCATGCCGTTCTCTGATGAACCATCTCCCAACTTGGTTGATCTGAATGAATCAGATGGGTTCAGACCTAAATCACCCATCCTCTGCAAGCCCTCCATTGAAGCCATGGAAGCTGCAATTCGGATTGCAAATGTTGATCCCAAGAAGACG ATCTTTTTTGACGACAGCACTCGAAACATAGCTTCAGGAAAGGCTGCAGGCTTCCATACTGTGATT GTTGGCAGATCAACAGTTGTTCCAGGGACTGACCTTGCGCTGGAAAGCATTCACAACATCAAGGAAGCTTTGCCCGAGATATGGGATGATCAGGATTGGTCTGAATGCGATGTTGTTCTTGCTTCCAGTGCTGTCGAAACTGCGGTTATTGCTTGA
- the LOC133911318 gene encoding flap endonuclease 1-B-like, translating into MRLLTVADTAELYARFVFDGEPPEMKKKELAKRSLKRAAAAKYLNRAIEVGDEDSAVEKIKAVRDRFSPERLKLLTPVASLPGSVTEKEPKCILSSPGQSLKVRSALQVCKSASSGFRYGSSKPFMVGRQSGFRGIPHAFSFI; encoded by the exons ATGAGGCTG CTTACTGTTGCTGACACCGCTGAACTTTATGCTAGATTTGTGTTTGATGGTGAGCCACCtgaaatgaagaaaaaagagcTTGCAAAAAG GTCCTTGAAGAGGGCTGCTGCTGCCAAATATCTAAATAGAGCTATCGAG GTTGGGGATGAGGATTCA GCTGTAGAAAAGATAAAGGCTGTCAGGGATAGATTTTCCCCAGAGAG GTTGAAGCTTTTGACACCTGTTGCTAGCTTACCGGGATCTGTTACAGAGAAG GAACCCAAATGCATACTAAGTTCCCCAGGACAAAGTCTGAAGGTCAGGTCTGCTCTACAAGTATGCAAAAGCGCAAGCTCTGGTTTCAGATATGGTAGCTCAAAGCCATTTATGGTGGGGAGGCAATCAGGATTTCGTGGGATACCTCATGCTTTCTCTTTCATCTAA
- the LOC133913702 gene encoding uncharacterized protein LOC133913702 — MAAACPTALTFFSCILLLDTICSSGAFLDFSYDSTQVKILSTSVITESRALVTEKQHAYLFLKPFGCRTRPCWPEHLAGSFVTEVLDPNRHLNVSNIIVTATERQLRALRRTLETVHSSLAAAGLARNVKVSPELSLSSLRIIAKNRKSKKQWRQLMEFVRRSGSFVQVEMEASVNGLAVRAVMREVIADLAALSGADAGVVLHFKSRAAPSAGEMAKLVGDISRENRFLGLLVDLSSPRRELAEARATAHDEFSPVTNPATTPVTVPTTNPVTNLMSPGFVTVPSTNPGNGFATNPSLPPLNPEPTTPVTMPDPTTTTPVTVPAPFMNPVTTPSMPSPVTNPTAPVTNPATTPTQFPGTSPVPVTTPSMPGPVTNPTAPVTNPATTPTQFPGTSPVTNPVTTYPYPPQGGGVGVGAGGVPMTPTFQPPVTMPGTVQPGAPAVAGQTWCVAKTGLMDVVLQNGLDYACGIGGADCSAIQPMGSCYNPNTMQAHASYAFNSYFQRNPSSASCDFGGAGMLVNVNPSSGTCIYQTSAGFGTGYSPGATGTVPTGTTTGTAVGGGSGSTVLNANSPSGNSMYGSPDNPTGLTAGSASLSCGWVLSLVWMVTFAFVKEKV; from the exons ATGGCAGCTGCTTGCCCTACTGCTCTCACCTTCTTCTCTTGTATCCTCCTCCTTGATACCATCTGCTCTTCAG GAGCATTTCTAGATTTCTCATATGATTCAACTCAAGTCAAGATACTGTCCACCTCAGTGATCACTGAGAGCAGAGCCCTGGTCACTGAGAAGCAGCATGCCTACCTCTTCTTGAAGCCATTTGGGTGCAGGACAAGGCCATGCTGGCCAGAGCATCTTGCCGGCTCATTTGTCACTGAAGTTCTTGATCCCAACCGGCACCTCAACGTCAGCAACATCATCGTCACGGCCACGGAGAGGCAGCTCAGGGCTCTGCGCCGCACCTTGGAGACAGTTCACTCTtctctcgccgccgccggattGGCGCGGAATGTCAAGGTCTCGCCGGAGCTGTCCCTGTCTTCTTTACGGATCATTGCCAAGAATCGTaagagcaagaagcagtggcgTCAGCTCATGGAGTTCGTAAGGAGGTCAGGCTCGTTTGTTCAGGTGGAGATGGAGGCAAGCGTGAACGGTCTCGCCGTCCGTGCGGTGATGCGAGAGGTGATCGCTGATCTCGCCGCTCTGTCGGGCGCTGATGCCGGCGTCGTGCTCCATTTCAAGAGCCGTGCGGCTCCAAGCGCAGGGGAAATGGCTAAGCTGGTCGGCGATATCAGTCGGGAGAACAGGTTCTTGGGTCTTCTGGTGGACCTCTCGTCTCCTCGGAGGGAGCTCGCCGAGGCAAGAGCGACGGCGCACGACGAGTTCTCGCCGGTCACCAACCCGGCGACGACGCCAGTGACCGTGCCCACCACGAACCCGGTGACGAACCTGATGTCCCCGGGATTCGTCACCGTACCGTCGACAAACCCGGGCAACGGGTTCGCCACCAACCCAAGCCTCCCGCCGCTGAACCCCGAGCCAACGACGCCGGTCACCATGCCCGacccgacgacgacgacgccagTGACGGTGCCCGCCCCCTTCATGAACCCGGTCACCACGCCGTCCATGCCGAGCCCGGTCACCAACCCCACAGCTCCAGTGACCAACCCAGCGACCACGCCGACGCAGTTCCCAGGAACGTCGCCGGTCCCGGTCACCACGCCGTCCATGCCGGGCCCGGTCACCAACCCCACAGCTCCAGTGACCAACCCAGCGACCACGCCGACGCAGTTCCCAGGAACGTCGCCGGTCACCAACCCGGTGACCACCTACCCGTACCCACCGCAGGGTGGCGGCGTGGGCGtgggcgccggcggcgtgccgatGACGCCGACTTTCCAGCCACCGGTGACAATGCCTGGCACGGTGCAGCCGGGCGCGCCTGCCGTCGCGGGGCAGACATGGTGCGTCGCCAAGACGGGCCTGATGGACGTCGTCCTTCAGAACGGGCTCGACTACGCGTGCGGCATCGGCGGCGCCGACTGCTCGGCCATCCAGCCGATGGGCAGCTGCTACAACCCCAACACGATGCAGGCGCACGCCTCCTACGCCTTCAACAGCTACTTCCAGAGGAACCCGTCGTCGGCTAGCTGCGACTTCGGAGGCGCCGGCATGCTCGTCAACGTCAACCCAA GTTCAGGAACTTGCATTTATCAGACATCAGCAGG TTTTGGCACCGGTTACAGCCCGGGGGCGACAGGCACCGTGCCCACCGGCACGACGACGGGCACGGCGGTGGGCgggggctcgggctcgacggtGCTGAACGCGAACAGCCCCAGCGGGAACTCGATGTACGGCAGCCCCGACAACCCAACGGGATTGACCGCCGGCTCAGCTTCCCTGTCCTGTGGCTGGGTCCTGAGCCTCGTCTGGATGGTCACCTTTGCATTTGTCAAGGAGAAAGTGTAG